From Trichoderma atroviride chromosome 1, complete sequence, one genomic window encodes:
- a CDS encoding uncharacterized protein (EggNog:ENOG41) translates to MDGPQYPTNGVNTSAAQTYPSPTAISPHQLQTGSPLPQTLPPLQPHTVAMQPLYGSHPHTPRTPGTPNTPNQSLPSYQQQTSQPGHRPGIYSMAQNPYPHQGYATSAGMMPQATTAVSHPQPIAPAPSGGRGPPVLRPMPPGGIMPQPGVASPYGPGSLMQPNSMLQDGDQPTHVVGSQGRRGILPSAPGRPAAQAAGTGAKNTVIPVKDADGKFPCPHCTKTYLHAKHLKRHLLRHTGDRPYMCVLCRDTFSRSDILKRHFQKCSIRRGNPTGASHLSHPQAHVKKNAQAQQKAALENGGDLNHLNGLGNMGGNNIVHPFGIVPVQDGMNGMGGDQSQLSRSSSMGRLDNDADRRNMTGPVMGASQQYAGDVSSTMTNQQMPNYSMPPWSEWYSHVRRFQPEPTAWP, encoded by the exons ATGGACGGCCCTCAATACCCGACCAATGGTGTAAACACATCAGCGGCTCAAACCTACCCGTCACCCACGGCCATCTCGCCTCACCAGCTTCAAACTGGTTCTCCTCTGCCGCAGACGCTCCCGCCTCTGCAGCCCCATACCGTGGCCATGCAGCCTCTCTACGGCAGCCACCCGCACACACCGCGAACTCCGGGCACTCCAAACACTCCAAACCAGAGCCTGCCCAGCTACCAGCAGCAGACCTCGCAGCCCGGCCACCGTCCTGGTATCTACTCCATGGCTCAGAACCCATACCCTCACCAGGGCTATGCCACCTCTGCTGGTATGATGCCTCAAGCTACTACTGCAGTCTCGCACCCGCAGCCCATCGCTCCCGCGCCGTCTGGTGGTCGCGGACCTCCGGTTCTGCGCCCCATGCCCCCGGGTGGCATCATGCCCCAGCCCGGTGTAGCCTCTCCCTATGGACCTGGTTCTCTCATGCAGCCCAACTCCATGCTTCAAGATGGTGACCAGCCTACCCACGTTGTTGGATCTCAGGGCCGCCGAGGAATTCTGCCTAGTGCTCCTGGACGCCCTGCTGCCCAGGCTGCTGGAACTGGCGCTAAGAACACCGTTATCCCCGTCAAGGATGCTGATGGAAAGTTCCCGTGCCCTCACTGCACCAAGACTTACCTCCATGCCAAGCACTTGAAGCGCCACCTCCTGCGCC ACACTGGTGACCGCCCCTACATGTGTGTTCTCTGCCGGGACACATTCTCTCGAAGCGACATTCTCAAGCGTCACTTCCAGAAGTGCTCTATTCGCCGTGGTAACCCCACCGGTGCCAGCCACCTGTCCCACCCGCAGGCTCATGTCAAGAAGAATGCTCAGGCTCAGCAGAAGGCAGCTCTTGAGAACGGAGGAGATTTGAACCACTTGAATGGATTGGGTAACATGGGTGGGAACAACATTGTTCATCCCTTTGGTATTGTTCCCGTTCAGGATGGCATGAATGGCATGGGTGGTGACCAGAGCCAACTCTCCAGGTCGAGCAGCATGGGTAGACTTGATAATGATGCGGACCGGAGGAACATGACTGGGCCTGTAATGGGCGCCTCGCAGCAATATGCGGGCGACGTTTCTAGCACCATGACCAATCAACAGATGCCAAACTACAGTATGCCCCCCTGGTCAGAATGGTATTCCCATGTACGGCGGTTCCAACCCGAACCAACAGCCTGGCCTTGA
- a CDS encoding uncharacterized protein (EggNog:ENOG41), giving the protein MSCDINSILNDIVFFSRHECAIHELDTEGSTPCSHFEPKIVFTRVYLFCLHHSVPWSTRIFDRVLNSSFIYLNSTTIAQLSPSSRKSSEGKKKKKKKMFKAYTNLAPRTRLGVGVAIIAWGCAGLYLSDKAEEKFGYTPTEEDKSALRDMAPKITTVEKNQEALKDRR; this is encoded by the exons ATGTCATGTGACATCAACTCCATTCTCAACGACatcgttttcttctctcgtcaCGAATGCGCAATCCATGAGCTTGATACGGAGGGTTCAACGCCATGCAGTCATTTTGAACCAAAAATAGTATTCACACGTGTCTATTTATTTTGCCTTCATCACTCCGTACCTTGGTCCACCCGAATCTTCGACCGAGTGTTAAATTCAAGCTTCATTTACCTTAATTCAACCACAATTGCCCAACTCTCACCATCTTCCCGAAAATCCTctgaaggaaaaaaaaaaaaaaaaaaaaaaatgttcaA AGCTTATACCAATCTGGCCCCCAGGACCCGTCTTGGCGTCGGTGTTGCCATCATCGCTTGGGGTTGCGCTGGGCTCTACCTATCCgacaaggccgaggagaagTTTGGATATACGCCAACGGAAGAGGACAAGTCTGCGCTACGTGACATGGCGCCGAAAATCACGACTGTGGAGAAGAACCAAGAGGCGTTGAAGGACAGAAGATAG
- a CDS encoding uncharacterized protein (EggNog:ENOG41), whose product MQRVSAFLPSWEKRNSGSSKTGTFFGRRASQPPPPNGLAKINTETANLGAKRVQREAFWPATLDLECDKAARILKSFCVDGYFAPTGPDSDAPASPSSTSTGIKTLDQVPKKIPRRIIQNAAGIAVFTCMRSGLWMTGSGGSGILIARKSDGTWSPPSGIMLHTPSLSFIIGVDVYDCVLIISSHTALESVTRPRLTLGEDVELRAGETVSLGSEEIEINWKELGNTVLTYMKARGQQQSVNLYGCMLSERSNENERFYASDVTHMDILAGNVARDVEETTALNEVLKMAEGRTDYDSSVINKVAAEPAPSDALITSTPPKNSIHSLVSPLFVWAPAGG is encoded by the exons ATGCAGCGCGTTTCTGCTTTCCTGCCCTcgtgggagaagaggaactccggcagcagcaagaccgGCACCTTTTTCGGCCGGAGGGCGTCGCAGCCTCCGCCTCCCAATGGcctggccaagatcaacacCGAGACGGCGAATCTGGGCGCCAAGCGGGTTCAGCGAGAAGCCTTTTGGCCTGCGACGCTGGACCTCGAGTGCGACAAAGCTGCCCGAATCCTCAAATCCTTTTGCG TGGATGGCTACTTTGCCCCTACAGGTCCCGATAGCGACGCGCCGGCGTCTCCCTCTTCCACCTCGACGGGCATCAAGACGCTGGACCAGGTCCCCAAGAAGATTCCTAGACGAATAATACAAAATGCGGCCGGTATTGCCGTCTTCACATGTATGCGAAGCGGCCTGTGGATGACCGGCTCGGGCGGCTCAGGCATCCTGATAGCTAGGAAGTCTGACGGAACCTGGTCTCCGCCCTCTGGCATTATGCTCCACACCCCGAGtctcagcttcatcatcGGAGTCGACGTCTACGACTGCGTGCTGATCATCAGCAGCCATACCGCGCTTGAGTCTGTCACCAGACCTCGCCTGACCCTGGGCGAAGATGTCGAGCTCCGGGCTGGAGAGACGGTCTCACTCGGCTCTGAGGAGATTGAAATCAACTGGAAAGAGCTGGGCAACACCGTGCTGACGTACATGAAGGCccgaggccagcagcaatcgGTCAATCTATACGGATGCATGCTGTCCGAGCGCAGCAACGAAAATGAGCGCTTCTACGCTTCTGACGTCACCCACATGGATATCCTTGCCGGCAACGTCGCTCGAGATGTCGAAGAGACGACTGCTTTGAACGAGGTCCTCAAGATGGCCGAAGGAAGAACTGATTACGACTCATCCGTCATCAACAAGGTTGCCGCAGAGCCGGCGCCGAGCGATGCCTTGATCACAtcaaccccccccaaaaacAGCATCCATTCCCTCGTCTCCCCACTCTTCGTTTGGGCTCCCGCAGGCGGATGA
- a CDS encoding uncharacterized protein (EggNog:ENOG41) — translation MAGLEIREAGSRIRPTSSLFDMNQNPMSPVASSKRSRQSMDTFVSRSNRGSYVSMRTIRSQVTDAGTQTDTGNTPETSPSPGLSGGSGRASPAYIPVVKEEDEEEMEQEEEEEEEEEVVIPPRSANRLSKDVAVGPDAVDEDELSQGDTESLSESLRREEDALSHGESSEEDELFEDEDEDDESDEEFNDADDEDDIEEEPVVFEVAAVQRTSTQMRSSGMIQARGNVVTIAKRVPPPLPTRSPARMSRIAKKDADGEGIDLQSPLSQIFSSDGDLDSQDADAKSIIEAGITKEEEQQPEIEHSESEKSDAAEPQHQAVAQEDEASEASEVEEPSADEIGLETGKQDDALLSEPHNEQADNSDAASNKKKHTSSIYTGVTEDRWSCDGSSVTTPTSERRFSITENQITDDTTKKTIQERVEEIDDSPSAPTEAAHTPVAAAN, via the coding sequence ATGGCCGGACTTGAAATCCGCGAGGCTGGCTCTCGCATCCGGCCGACCAGTAGCTTGTTCGACATGAACCAGAACCCCATGAGCCCTGTTGCTTCGTCCAAGCGCAGCCGGCAGAGCATGGATACCTTTGTATCAAGGAGCAACCGAGGAAGCTACGTGTCAATGCGTACCATCAGGAGTCAAGTCACTGATGCCGGTACTCAGACTGACACGGGCAACACTCCAGAAACGTCCCCGAGCCCAGGTCTTAGCGGTGGTAGTGGACGAGCTTCTCCTGCTTATATTCCTGTGgtgaaggaagaggatgaggaagagatggaacaagaggaagaggaagaggaagaagaggaagtgGTCATCCCTCCTAGATCTGCAAACAGACTCTCCAAAGATGTAGCCGTTGGCCCGGACGCtgtcgacgaagatgagctAAGCCAAGGTGATACCGAATCGCTCTCAGAAAGCCTTCGccgtgaagaagatgctttgAGTCACGGTGAATCAAGCGAAGAGGACGAGCTGtttgaggacgaggacgaggatgacgagagtGACGAGGAGTTCAACGACgctgacgacgaagacgataTCGAGGAAGAGCCCGTGGTTTTCGAAGTCGCTGCGGTACAACGTACCAGCACCCAGATGCGCTCCTCCGGCATGATCCAAGCTCGGGGTAACGTGGTGACCATCGCCAAGAGGGTGCCTCCGCCACTGCCCACACGCAGCCCCGCCAGGATGTCACGCATTGCCAAGAAAGATGCCGACGGTGAGGGAATTGACCTTCAAAGTCCCCTGAGCCAAATATTCAGCAGCGATGGCGATCTGGATAGCCAAGACGCCGATGCTAAGAGCATCATCGAGGCTGGCATCacaaaggaggaggagcaacaGCCGGAGATTGAGCACTCTGAAAGTGAGAAAAGCGATGCCGCAGAGCCCCAGCATCAGGCTGTAGCTCAAGAGGATGAGGCTTCCGAGGCTTCCGAGGTTGAAGAGCCAAGTGCCGATGAGATTGGGTTGGAAACCGGCAAGCAGGACGATGCCCTCTTGAGCGAGCCCCATAACGAGCAAGCCGATAACTCGGATGCCGCAtcgaacaagaagaagcatacCTCATCCATCTACACTGGCGTGACTGAGGATCGCTGGAGCTGTGACGGATCATCCGTCACCACGCCTACCTCTGAGCGACGGTTTTCCATTACTGAAAACCAGATTACCGATGATACAACCAAGAAGACTATACAAGAACGAGTAGAAGAAATTGATGACTCCCCTTCTGCACCCACCGAAGCTGCCCACACTCCCGTGGCTGCAGCCAACTAA